Proteins encoded within one genomic window of [Enterobacter] lignolyticus SCF1:
- a CDS encoding oxidoreductase: MSDTIRVGLIGYGYASKTFHAPLISGTSGMTLAAVSSSDAAKVKADWPAVAVVSDPRHLFNDPDIDLIVIPTPNDTHYPLAKAALEAGKHVVVDKPFTVTLSQARELDSLAHGVGRLLSVFHNRRWDSDFLTIKALIAEGALGEITYFESHFDRYRPQVRNRWREQGGPGSGIWYDLGPHLLDQAVSLFGLPVSLTVDLAQLRPGAQSTDYFHAVLAYPLRRVVLHATLLAAAESARYIVHGSRASYVKYGLDPQEDRLKSGERPPLEDWGYDMRDGVVTRVEGEDRVEETWLTVPGNYPAYYAGIRDALNGHAENPVPASQAIQIMELIELGLESAKLRATQCLTR, encoded by the coding sequence ATGAGTGACACGATCCGCGTTGGATTAATCGGCTACGGCTATGCGAGTAAAACATTCCATGCCCCGCTAATCAGCGGGACGTCAGGGATGACGCTCGCGGCGGTGTCCAGCAGCGATGCGGCCAAAGTAAAGGCTGACTGGCCCGCCGTGGCGGTGGTGTCTGACCCCAGACACCTGTTCAACGATCCCGACATCGACCTTATTGTCATTCCGACGCCCAATGACACGCACTATCCGCTGGCGAAAGCGGCGCTGGAGGCCGGCAAGCACGTGGTGGTCGATAAACCGTTCACCGTGACACTGTCACAGGCCAGGGAGCTCGACAGCCTGGCGCACGGCGTCGGGCGGCTGCTGTCGGTGTTTCATAACCGCCGCTGGGACAGCGACTTTCTGACCATCAAGGCGCTGATCGCGGAAGGTGCGCTGGGCGAAATCACGTATTTCGAATCACATTTTGACCGCTACCGTCCGCAGGTGCGCAACCGCTGGCGCGAGCAGGGCGGCCCGGGCAGCGGTATCTGGTACGATTTGGGACCGCATCTGCTCGATCAGGCGGTGTCGCTGTTCGGCCTGCCGGTCAGCCTGACGGTGGATCTGGCGCAACTGCGGCCCGGGGCGCAGTCGACGGATTATTTTCATGCGGTGCTGGCCTACCCGCTGCGTCGCGTCGTGCTGCACGCCACGCTGCTGGCTGCCGCGGAGAGCGCGCGCTACATCGTGCACGGCTCCCGGGCGAGCTACGTAAAATATGGTCTCGATCCGCAGGAGGACCGGCTGAAAAGCGGGGAGCGCCCGCCGCTGGAGGACTGGGGCTACGACATGCGTGACGGGGTGGTGACCCGCGTAGAGGGGGAAGACCGCGTGGAAGAGACGTGGCTTACGGTGCCGGGAAATTATCCTGCCTATTATGCGGGGATCCGTGATGCGCTAAACGGCCACGCGGAGAACCCGGTGCCCGCCAGCCAGGCGATTCAGATAATGGAGCTGATTGAGCTGGGCCTCGAATCGGCGAAGCTTCGCGCCACGCAGTGTCTCACCCGCTAA
- the add gene encoding adenosine deaminase — translation MIDTNLPLTDIHRHLDGNIRAQTILDLGRQHNIALPASSLDALLPHVQVTSSEPDLVSFLSKLDWGVKVLATLDACRRVARENIEDAARNGLHYVELRFSPGYMAMTHHLPVAGVVEAVIAGVREGCREFGVEARLIGIMSRTFGEAACTQELEALLAHRDSITALDLAGDELGFPGGLFLNHFNRARDAGWHITVHAGEAAGPESIWQAIRELGAERIGHGVKAVEDRALMDFLAEQRIGIESCLTSNIQTSTVASLAQHPLKTFLEHGVLASINTDDPAVQGIDIIHEYTVAAPAAGLSREQIRQAQINGLEIAFLTPQEKQVLIARVQQG, via the coding sequence ATGATTGATACCAACCTGCCTTTAACTGACATTCACCGCCACCTTGATGGCAATATCCGCGCACAAACGATCCTGGATCTTGGCCGCCAGCATAACATCGCGTTACCCGCCTCGTCGCTGGACGCCCTGCTGCCGCATGTTCAGGTCACCAGCAGCGAACCGGATCTGGTCAGCTTCCTCAGCAAACTGGACTGGGGCGTGAAGGTGCTCGCCACGCTCGACGCCTGCCGTCGCGTCGCCCGCGAAAACATCGAGGATGCCGCGCGCAACGGCCTGCACTACGTCGAACTGCGCTTTTCACCGGGCTATATGGCGATGACGCACCACCTGCCGGTCGCGGGCGTGGTTGAAGCCGTCATTGCCGGGGTTCGTGAAGGCTGCCGTGAATTCGGCGTTGAAGCGCGTCTTATCGGCATTATGAGCCGCACCTTCGGCGAAGCGGCATGCACCCAGGAGCTGGAGGCGCTGCTCGCGCACCGCGACAGCATCACCGCGCTGGACCTCGCGGGTGACGAGCTCGGTTTCCCCGGCGGCCTGTTCCTGAACCACTTTAACCGCGCGCGCGACGCTGGCTGGCATATCACGGTCCATGCCGGTGAAGCGGCGGGTCCGGAAAGCATCTGGCAGGCCATCCGCGAGCTCGGCGCCGAACGCATCGGCCACGGCGTGAAAGCGGTTGAAGATCGCGCGCTGATGGACTTCCTGGCCGAACAGCGTATCGGTATCGAGTCCTGCCTGACCTCCAACATTCAGACCAGCACCGTCGCCTCACTGGCGCAGCATCCGCTGAAGACCTTCCTTGAGCACGGCGTGCTGGCTAGCATCAACACCGACGATCCGGCCGTTCAGGGCATCGATATTATTCACGAGTACACCGTTGCGGCCCCTGCCGCAGGGCTTTCCCGCGAGCAGATCCGCCAGGCGCAGATCAATGGTCTGGAGATTGCCTTCCTGACGCCGCAGGAGAAGCAGGTGCTGATTGCCCGGGTCCAGCAAGGGTAA
- a CDS encoding MalY/PatB family protein, translating into MFDFSTVVDRHGTWCTQWDYVADRFGAPDLLPFTISDMDFATAPCVLDALTRRLAHGVFGYSRWKNDEFLGAIRHWFSRRFNSVIDAESVVYGPSVIYMVSEMIRQWSSPGDGVVVHTPAYDAFFNAIEGNQRRVAAVPLHQTPEGWMCDMDALERVLSDAQNTVLLLCSPHNPTGKVWTRDELSTMAALCEKHGVRVISDEIHMDMVWGAHRHTPWCEVARGDWALFTSGSKSFNIPALTGAWGLIGAADARSDYLHALKGRDGLSSPSVPALVAHIAAYQQGEPWLDALRDYLQENMHYIATALNHAFPELRWQPPQSTYLAWIDLRPLNIDDRLLQKVLIEQQKVAIMPGYTYGEEGNGFVRLNAGCPRSKLERGVQGLINAIHALR; encoded by the coding sequence ATGTTTGACTTCTCGACGGTCGTCGACCGCCACGGCACCTGGTGTACGCAATGGGATTACGTTGCGGACCGTTTTGGCGCGCCGGATCTGCTGCCCTTCACCATCTCCGATATGGATTTTGCCACCGCGCCGTGCGTGCTCGACGCGCTCACCCGGCGGCTCGCCCACGGTGTGTTCGGCTACAGCCGCTGGAAGAACGATGAATTCCTCGGCGCTATCCGTCACTGGTTCAGCCGACGCTTTAACAGCGTGATTGACGCCGAGAGCGTGGTGTACGGCCCCTCGGTTATCTACATGGTTTCAGAGATGATTCGCCAGTGGTCTTCGCCCGGCGACGGCGTGGTCGTGCATACGCCAGCCTATGACGCTTTCTTCAACGCTATTGAGGGCAATCAGCGGCGGGTCGCCGCCGTGCCGCTGCATCAGACGCCGGAAGGATGGATGTGCGACATGGACGCGCTGGAACGCGTGCTGTCCGATGCGCAAAACACCGTTCTGCTGCTGTGCAGCCCGCATAACCCGACCGGAAAAGTGTGGACCCGCGATGAGCTCAGCACCATGGCGGCGCTGTGTGAAAAGCACGGCGTGAGGGTCATCAGCGATGAAATCCATATGGATATGGTCTGGGGCGCTCACCGGCATACGCCGTGGTGCGAGGTCGCGCGCGGCGACTGGGCGCTGTTCACCTCCGGCTCGAAGAGCTTCAATATTCCGGCGCTGACCGGCGCCTGGGGGCTGATTGGCGCTGCCGATGCGCGCAGCGACTACCTTCACGCGCTGAAAGGCCGCGACGGTCTGTCGTCGCCGTCGGTCCCCGCGCTGGTCGCCCATATCGCCGCCTACCAGCAGGGAGAGCCCTGGCTGGACGCCCTGCGCGACTATCTGCAAGAGAATATGCACTACATCGCCACGGCGCTGAACCACGCGTTTCCTGAGCTGCGCTGGCAGCCGCCGCAGTCGACCTACCTTGCCTGGATAGATCTTCGCCCGCTAAATATTGACGACCGCCTGCTGCAAAAAGTGCTGATTGAGCAGCAAAAAGTCGCCATCATGCCGGGATATACCTATGGCGAAGAGGGCAACGGTTTTGTTCGCCTCAACGCCGGTTGCCCGCGCAGCAAGCTGGAGCGCGGCGTGCAGGGGCTGATCAACGCCATTCACGCTCTGCGCTGA